One Megasphaera elsdenii DSM 20460 genomic window carries:
- a CDS encoding acetate/propionate family kinase, producing MIVLVVNCGSSSLKYQLVNMDNEEVMAKGLVEKIGLPDSQLTHKWNGQKKEIKQSIPDHKVAVKLVLDILTDAECGVIKSMDAIDAVGHRVVHGGEEFAASTLITDEVMKALEKCSAMAPLHNPPNIIGINACKAIMPGVPQVGVFDTAFHQTMPAKAFMYGLPYELYTEDHIRRYGFHGTSHRYVAGEVAKVMGVPVEKLRIINCHLGNGSSLAAIKYGKCVDTTMGFTPLAGVLMGTRCGDIDPAIVLNVMDNHNLSTKEMDTLMNKKSGVLGISGVSSDFRDLGEAAKEGNERAQLALDMFHYQVRKEIGAFAAAMGGVDVITFTAGVGENGIEDRAAIAEGLEYLGAKLDPQRNDVRGKDALISTDDSTVKMYVIPTNEEIMIARDTKEIVSKQ from the coding sequence ATGATCGTATTGGTTGTAAACTGCGGCAGCTCGTCCTTGAAGTACCAGCTCGTCAACATGGACAATGAAGAAGTAATGGCAAAAGGTTTGGTCGAAAAAATCGGCCTTCCCGATTCGCAGCTGACACACAAATGGAATGGCCAGAAAAAAGAAATCAAACAGTCCATTCCGGACCACAAAGTCGCTGTCAAACTTGTCCTCGACATCCTCACCGATGCTGAATGTGGCGTCATCAAATCCATGGATGCCATCGATGCTGTCGGCCACCGCGTCGTCCATGGCGGCGAAGAATTTGCGGCTTCCACGCTCATTACGGATGAAGTCATGAAAGCCTTGGAAAAATGCTCGGCTATGGCTCCGCTCCACAATCCGCCTAACATCATCGGCATCAACGCCTGCAAAGCTATCATGCCTGGCGTTCCCCAGGTCGGCGTCTTCGACACGGCTTTCCATCAGACCATGCCGGCAAAAGCCTTCATGTATGGCCTGCCGTATGAACTCTACACGGAAGACCACATCCGCCGTTATGGCTTCCACGGCACGAGCCATCGCTATGTAGCTGGCGAAGTCGCTAAAGTCATGGGCGTACCGGTCGAAAAACTGCGCATCATCAACTGCCACCTCGGCAACGGTTCTTCCCTGGCTGCCATCAAATATGGCAAATGCGTCGACACGACTATGGGCTTTACACCGCTCGCCGGCGTCCTCATGGGCACCCGCTGCGGCGATATCGACCCGGCTATCGTCCTCAACGTCATGGACAACCACAACCTTTCGACGAAAGAAATGGATACGCTCATGAATAAGAAATCCGGCGTCCTCGGCATTTCCGGCGTATCCAGCGACTTCCGCGACCTCGGCGAAGCAGCTAAGGAAGGCAATGAACGCGCTCAGCTCGCCCTCGACATGTTCCATTATCAGGTCCGCAAAGAAATCGGTGCTTTCGCAGCCGCTATGGGCGGCGTAGACGTCATCACCTTCACGGCTGGCGTCGGCGAAAACGGTATCGAAGACCGTGCTGCCATTGCAGAAGGCCTGGAATACCTCGGTGCTAAACTCGACCCGCAGCGCAACGACGTCCGCGGCAAAGATGCCCTCATCAGCACGGACGATTCGACGGTCAAGATGTACGTCATCCCGACGAACGAAGAAATCATGATCGCCCGCGATACGAAGGAAATCGTATCCAAACAGTAA
- a CDS encoding tRNA(Met) cytidine acetate ligase — MEAVAIIAEFNPFHTGHAYLIRQVRRLSGTDAAIVVIMSGAFVQRGEPAFFDKWHRAAWAIEGGADAVIELPAVYALSSASGFALGGVTLAARLGCQSLACGVEAGTAEDFLSLARRADTLEIGPETAKKGSAGQARTDALMAAAPDEARLLEQPNALLAFEYARALLKQERPLSFLPLPRQGRHGDTGLGATFASASALRQAMTDHPGDEKPYISYIVERVRPSLQDQLTLGAFTDYRRYGDFVAGQNRLLTPDQLRRLPAFTEGLENRWYRAFAEAGDYDQALKLIKTRRYAYSRLCRMGAYTLLQPSRRLMDQSYEAGPQYARLLALNGRGAAFLKGARDKLAVITKIRQDLSKLTPLGREQLALDLRASDVQSFCFSKENQRKGHQDYYHSPIFIGIQK, encoded by the coding sequence ATGGAAGCTGTCGCCATCATTGCCGAATTTAACCCCTTTCATACCGGTCATGCCTATCTCATCCGCCAGGTCCGGCGCTTATCCGGGACCGATGCGGCCATCGTCGTCATCATGAGCGGCGCCTTCGTCCAGCGCGGTGAACCGGCCTTTTTCGATAAATGGCACCGCGCAGCCTGGGCCATCGAGGGCGGCGCCGATGCCGTCATCGAACTTCCGGCCGTCTATGCCCTGTCCAGCGCATCGGGCTTTGCCCTGGGCGGCGTCACCTTAGCGGCCCGGCTGGGCTGCCAGTCCCTGGCCTGCGGCGTCGAGGCGGGGACGGCCGAGGATTTTCTCTCCCTGGCCCGCCGGGCCGATACCCTGGAAATCGGCCCGGAGACGGCCAAAAAAGGTTCGGCCGGTCAGGCACGGACCGACGCACTCATGGCAGCGGCCCCCGACGAGGCCCGGCTCCTGGAGCAGCCCAATGCCCTGCTGGCTTTTGAATACGCCCGGGCCCTCTTGAAGCAGGAACGGCCCCTGTCCTTCCTTCCCCTGCCCCGCCAGGGCCGCCATGGCGATACCGGCCTCGGCGCCACCTTTGCCAGCGCCTCCGCCCTGCGGCAGGCCATGACCGACCATCCAGGCGATGAGAAGCCTTATATATCCTATATAGTAGAAAGAGTCCGCCCGTCCCTGCAGGACCAGCTGACCTTGGGGGCCTTTACAGATTACCGCCGTTACGGCGATTTCGTCGCCGGCCAGAACCGCCTGCTCACGCCGGACCAGCTGCGCCGCCTGCCGGCCTTTACGGAAGGCCTGGAAAACCGCTGGTACCGCGCCTTCGCCGAAGCCGGCGATTACGACCAGGCCCTGAAGCTCATCAAGACGCGGCGCTATGCCTACAGCCGCCTGTGCCGCATGGGGGCCTATACCCTCTTGCAGCCCTCCCGCCGACTCATGGACCAGTCCTACGAGGCCGGCCCGCAGTACGCCCGCCTCCTGGCCCTCAACGGCCGGGGCGCAGCCTTCCTGAAAGGCGCCCGGGACAAGCTGGCAGTCATCACCAAAATCCGCCAGGACCTTTCCAAACTGACGCCGCTGGGCCGGGAACAACTGGCCTTGGACCTGCGGGCCAGCGATGTCCAGTCATTCTGTTTTTCTAAAGAAAATCAGCGCAAAGGCCATCAAGATTATTATCATTCACCTATTTTTATAGGTATTCAAAAATAA
- a CDS encoding HAD family hydrolase, whose translation MKLLYWDIDGTLLNTGRAGLYAIEEVFHDLKGTDVPVPKIAAGGRTDNFICQQLLYKATGIMPTDEEVHAFCRGYEKKLLKWLKRKADEGVVLPQVEANLAFFQQCKEYKQLLLTGNSATGARMKMDVFGLSQYFDFPHSGFAFNYYYRDDLARNALAIAKKAWGDAIEMAYVIGDTPYDIQCGKAIGARTVSVATGRYSYEELAQCAPWKLLHSLPEPETFLKIIEN comes from the coding sequence GTGAAACTACTATACTGGGACATTGACGGAACCTTATTGAATACAGGCCGGGCCGGCTTATATGCCATTGAAGAAGTCTTCCATGACCTCAAAGGTACGGACGTGCCCGTGCCCAAAATCGCCGCCGGCGGCCGGACGGATAATTTCATCTGCCAGCAGCTCTTGTACAAAGCGACGGGCATCATGCCGACAGACGAAGAAGTCCACGCTTTTTGCCGGGGCTACGAAAAGAAGCTCCTCAAATGGCTGAAGCGCAAGGCTGACGAAGGCGTCGTCCTGCCTCAGGTAGAAGCGAACCTGGCCTTTTTCCAGCAGTGCAAGGAATATAAGCAACTCCTGCTGACCGGCAACAGTGCCACTGGCGCCCGCATGAAGATGGACGTCTTCGGCCTGTCCCAGTATTTTGATTTCCCTCATTCCGGCTTCGCCTTCAACTATTACTATCGCGATGATCTGGCCCGCAATGCCCTGGCCATTGCCAAGAAAGCCTGGGGCGACGCCATCGAGATGGCTTATGTCATCGGCGATACGCCGTATGACATCCAGTGCGGCAAGGCCATCGGCGCCCGCACGGTCAGCGTGGCCACCGGCCGCTATTCCTATGAGGAACTGGCCCAGTGCGCGCCCTGGAAGTTGCTCCATTCTCTGCCGGAACCGGAAACCTTCCTGAAAATCATCGAAAATTAA
- a CDS encoding EamA family transporter, with product MSSKLGTLCIVLTAIAFGTMEISLKIAGTAFTPFQLTFLRFLVGGLLLMPLAIRDVKKRSIHLDRSDWGYLAVLGLINICFSMIFFQIGVNMANAGLAAIVFSSNPIFVMIFSYFIIHEAFTRKKAITLVLSLIGLVIVANPMAIIRSGNIGLLVSLAAAVSFALYTTLGKLRIEKLGGNVENAFSFLIGCVFLLFLLLFHGDPIVAGIDSHTVWSLIYCSLVVTGFGYLCFMKAVELTGPSNASFAFFIKPIIALILSAIILSEPITVNAVVGLALILLGCTMAGPIEHLLFRHHAIGEIEGRENHPAWIKEDTESPLVITISREYGSGGRNIGKLVARQLGIPYYDTEILNLTRKEHPQTFAAWCKDRKRLLGPLLTKVYDDYIHYASGYESKQQEMFRDEAEVIQGLTAGKSCVIVGRLANYILRKRPNTFNVFISSDPDWAIQRIMLREHVDADKARKIRNHVNHERRDHCMYCTDSYWGYGANYDLSLKSSDYGVVKTADLILQAAQHRLTISKEDINPAADHNAISTPAAAAES from the coding sequence ATGTCATCTAAATTGGGTACGTTATGTATTGTCCTAACGGCCATAGCCTTTGGTACGATGGAAATCTCCTTGAAGATTGCCGGGACGGCGTTCACGCCTTTCCAGCTGACCTTTCTCAGGTTCCTCGTCGGCGGGCTGTTGCTCATGCCGCTGGCTATCCGCGATGTGAAGAAGCGCAGCATCCACCTCGATCGTTCCGATTGGGGGTATTTGGCTGTCCTCGGGCTGATCAACATCTGTTTCAGCATGATCTTCTTCCAGATCGGGGTCAACATGGCCAATGCCGGCCTGGCAGCCATTGTCTTCTCCAGTAATCCGATTTTTGTCATGATTTTCTCGTATTTCATTATTCACGAAGCCTTTACCCGCAAGAAGGCCATTACCCTGGTCTTGAGCCTTATCGGCCTGGTCATCGTCGCTAATCCCATGGCTATTATCCGCAGCGGCAATATCGGCTTGCTCGTATCACTGGCAGCTGCCGTTTCCTTTGCCCTTTACACGACGCTGGGGAAACTGCGTATTGAAAAACTGGGCGGCAATGTAGAAAATGCCTTCAGCTTTCTTATCGGCTGCGTCTTTCTGCTTTTCCTCCTCTTGTTCCACGGCGATCCCATTGTGGCCGGTATTGATTCTCATACCGTGTGGTCCCTTATTTACTGTTCCTTAGTCGTCACGGGCTTCGGCTATCTGTGTTTCATGAAGGCCGTCGAACTGACAGGTCCGTCCAATGCGTCCTTTGCCTTCTTCATTAAGCCGATTATCGCCTTGATCTTGTCGGCCATCATCTTGTCGGAACCGATTACGGTCAATGCCGTCGTCGGCTTGGCGCTGATCCTTCTGGGCTGCACCATGGCAGGGCCGATTGAACACTTGCTCTTCCGCCACCATGCTATCGGCGAAATCGAAGGCCGCGAAAACCATCCGGCTTGGATCAAGGAAGATACAGAAAGCCCCTTGGTCATTACGATTTCCCGTGAATACGGCAGCGGCGGCCGCAATATTGGCAAGCTCGTCGCCCGTCAGCTCGGTATCCCGTATTACGATACGGAAATCCTCAATTTGACCCGCAAAGAGCATCCTCAGACCTTCGCTGCTTGGTGCAAAGACCGCAAGCGTCTCCTCGGGCCCTTGCTGACCAAGGTCTATGATGATTACATCCACTATGCATCGGGCTATGAATCGAAGCAGCAGGAAATGTTCCGCGATGAAGCGGAAGTCATCCAGGGCCTGACGGCTGGGAAATCCTGCGTCATCGTTGGCCGCCTGGCCAACTACATCCTGCGCAAACGGCCGAATACGTTCAACGTCTTCATTTCGTCCGACCCGGACTGGGCCATCCAGCGCATCATGCTCCGGGAACACGTCGATGCCGACAAGGCGCGGAAAATCCGCAACCACGTCAATCACGAACGGCGCGACCACTGCATGTACTGCACCGACTCCTATTGGGGCTATGGCGCCAACTACGACTTGAGCCTCAAGTCCAGTGACTACGGCGTCGTCAAGACCGCCGACCTCATCTTGCAGGCCGCTCAGCACCGCCTGACCATCTCCAAAGAGGACATCAACCCCGCAGCCGACCACAACGCCATCTCCACACCGGCGGCAGCGGCCGAATCGTGA
- the nifJ gene encoding pyruvate:ferredoxin (flavodoxin) oxidoreductase: MSKFKTMDGNEAAAWVSYAFTEVAAIYPITPSSPMAEHVDDWAAAGMKNIFGHKVNVVEMQSEAGAAGAFHGSLQAGALTTTYTASQGFLLMIPNMYKVAGELLPGVFHVAARALANHALNIFGDHQDVMSARATGCCLLAESNVQEVMDLGGVAHLAAIKGSLPFINFFDGFRTSHEIQKVEVMDFENFKKLVDWDAIEAFRKRALNPDQPEIRGTAENPDVYFQHTEASNKFYDAMPDIVADYMDKVSEITGRTYKPFNYYGAPDAEYVVVSMGSLSDVAKQTVEYLQSQGEKVGAINVHLYRPFSNKYLLNVLPKTVKKIAVIDRTKEPGSLGEPLYLDIVGFVTEENLNIDVIGGRTGMGSKDVLPEDFLAVFKELKKEHPLNGFTLAINDDVTNLSLPREPKMPLDTTGLTSCKFWGFGSDGTVGANKSAIKIIGDHTDMYAQAYFAYDSKKSGGVTISHLRFGTRPIDMPYLIDAADYIACHRQSYIKRFDVLRGIKDGGTFMLNCTWTDEELEKELPARIKRSIAKHHVKFYTLNGDAIGQKLGLGTRINMVMQAAFFALAKIIPIDDAVKYLKDSIVKSYGKKGQKVVDMNNGAVDAGIKEFHEVNYPASWADAKDEVVEGRPATKYFTEVAKPMLEQVGDDLPVSAFAGREDGTMPSGTAKFEKAGPALHVPSWDAEKCIGCMQCSFVCPHATIRPVLTTDEELKAAPAGFQTAAKAKSGKQYHVSIIVDQLDCLECGSCVNVCPVQALTMVPNTDEERQKMDLWYYGTEQVAPKANPQNKKTVIGSQFETPLLEFSGACAGCGETPYVKLITQLFGDRMMIANATGCSSIWGASAPVSPYTMNAAGHGPAWANSLFEDAAEFGLGMFLGVDKVRKDLAENLDAAKAVASPELQAALSDWAANMNEGEGSRERADKLTALLEKEAAGKPVLEDFLAKKQFFVKRSQWIIGGDGWSYDIGYGGVDHVLASDHDVNVLVLDTEVYSNTGGQSSKATPTAAIAQFAAAGKRTKKKDLGMMAISYGYVYVAQVAMGADKNQLMKAMTEAEAYHGPSLVICYAPCINHGIRKGMGKSQLEEKLAVECGYWDLFRYNPDLKAQGKNPFSLDSKEPDYSKFQEFLQGEVRYASLKKGFPEEADALYAKTEADAKARRESYVRLQKGFED; this comes from the coding sequence ATGAGCAAATTTAAAACCATGGATGGTAACGAAGCAGCTGCATGGGTGTCCTATGCATTTACTGAAGTTGCCGCAATTTATCCGATCACGCCGTCTTCTCCTATGGCAGAACATGTCGATGATTGGGCAGCCGCTGGCATGAAAAACATCTTCGGCCACAAAGTCAACGTTGTTGAAATGCAGTCCGAAGCTGGCGCAGCTGGCGCATTCCACGGTTCTTTACAGGCTGGTGCTTTGACAACTACGTACACGGCATCTCAGGGCTTCCTCCTCATGATCCCGAACATGTACAAAGTTGCCGGTGAACTCCTCCCGGGCGTATTCCACGTAGCTGCTCGTGCTTTGGCTAACCATGCACTGAACATCTTCGGTGACCATCAGGACGTTATGTCTGCTCGTGCAACAGGCTGCTGTCTCTTGGCCGAATCCAATGTTCAGGAAGTCATGGATCTCGGTGGTGTCGCTCATTTGGCAGCAATCAAAGGTTCCCTGCCGTTCATCAACTTCTTCGATGGTTTCCGTACTTCCCACGAAATCCAGAAAGTTGAAGTCATGGACTTCGAAAACTTCAAGAAACTCGTTGACTGGGACGCTATCGAAGCATTCCGCAAACGTGCCCTCAACCCGGATCAGCCGGAAATCCGCGGCACTGCAGAAAACCCGGACGTATACTTCCAGCACACAGAAGCTTCCAACAAATTCTATGACGCTATGCCGGATATCGTAGCTGACTACATGGACAAAGTTTCTGAAATCACGGGCCGTACGTACAAACCGTTCAACTACTACGGTGCTCCGGATGCTGAATACGTTGTCGTTTCCATGGGTTCTCTCTCCGACGTCGCTAAACAGACTGTCGAATACTTGCAGAGCCAGGGCGAAAAAGTCGGTGCCATCAACGTTCACCTCTATCGTCCGTTCTCCAACAAATACCTCCTCAACGTTCTTCCGAAAACAGTTAAGAAGATTGCTGTCATCGACCGCACGAAAGAACCGGGCTCCCTCGGCGAACCGCTCTACCTCGATATCGTTGGCTTCGTAACTGAAGAAAACCTCAACATCGACGTTATCGGCGGCCGTACCGGTATGGGCTCCAAGGACGTTCTTCCGGAAGACTTCCTCGCTGTCTTCAAAGAACTCAAGAAAGAACATCCGCTCAACGGCTTCACGTTGGCTATCAACGACGACGTTACCAACCTCAGCCTTCCGCGCGAACCGAAAATGCCGCTTGACACGACTGGCCTTACGTCCTGCAAGTTCTGGGGCTTCGGTTCTGATGGTACTGTCGGCGCTAACAAATCCGCTATCAAGATCATCGGTGACCACACCGACATGTATGCTCAGGCATACTTCGCTTATGACTCCAAGAAATCCGGCGGCGTAACCATTTCTCACCTGCGTTTCGGTACTCGCCCGATCGATATGCCGTACCTCATCGACGCAGCTGACTACATCGCTTGCCATCGTCAGTCCTACATCAAACGTTTTGATGTCCTCCGCGGCATTAAAGACGGCGGCACATTCATGCTGAACTGCACCTGGACTGATGAAGAACTGGAAAAAGAACTTCCGGCTCGCATCAAACGTTCCATCGCTAAACATCATGTTAAATTCTACACCTTGAATGGTGACGCTATTGGTCAGAAACTCGGCCTCGGCACTCGTATCAACATGGTCATGCAGGCTGCATTCTTCGCACTTGCTAAGATCATTCCTATCGATGATGCCGTTAAATACTTGAAAGACTCCATCGTCAAGAGCTATGGCAAGAAAGGCCAGAAAGTCGTTGACATGAACAACGGCGCTGTTGATGCTGGTATCAAAGAATTCCATGAAGTTAACTATCCGGCTTCCTGGGCTGACGCTAAAGACGAAGTCGTCGAAGGCCGCCCGGCTACGAAGTACTTCACGGAAGTTGCAAAACCGATGCTCGAACAGGTTGGCGACGATCTCCCGGTTTCCGCATTTGCTGGCCGCGAAGATGGCACTATGCCTTCCGGCACTGCTAAATTCGAAAAAGCAGGCCCGGCTCTCCACGTTCCTTCCTGGGATGCTGAAAAATGTATCGGCTGCATGCAGTGCTCCTTCGTTTGCCCGCACGCAACCATCCGTCCGGTCCTCACGACTGACGAAGAACTCAAAGCTGCTCCAGCTGGCTTCCAGACGGCTGCTAAAGCTAAATCCGGCAAACAGTATCATGTTTCCATCATCGTTGACCAGCTCGACTGCCTCGAATGCGGTTCCTGCGTAAACGTCTGCCCGGTTCAGGCCCTCACGATGGTTCCGAACACCGACGAAGAACGTCAGAAGATGGATCTCTGGTACTATGGTACGGAACAGGTTGCTCCGAAAGCTAACCCGCAGAACAAGAAGACCGTCATCGGTTCTCAGTTCGAAACTCCGCTCCTCGAATTCTCCGGTGCATGCGCAGGCTGCGGTGAAACACCGTATGTCAAACTCATCACGCAGCTCTTCGGCGATCGCATGATGATTGCAAATGCTACTGGCTGCTCCTCCATTTGGGGTGCATCCGCTCCGGTTTCCCCGTACACCATGAACGCTGCTGGCCATGGCCCGGCTTGGGCAAACAGCCTCTTCGAAGATGCTGCTGAATTTGGTCTCGGCATGTTCCTCGGCGTAGACAAAGTCCGCAAAGACTTGGCTGAAAACCTCGACGCTGCTAAAGCCGTTGCTTCTCCGGAACTCCAGGCTGCACTCAGCGACTGGGCTGCTAACATGAACGAAGGCGAAGGCTCTCGTGAACGCGCTGACAAACTGACAGCTCTCCTCGAAAAAGAAGCTGCTGGCAAACCGGTTCTCGAAGACTTCCTCGCTAAGAAACAGTTCTTCGTTAAACGTAGCCAGTGGATCATCGGTGGTGACGGCTGGTCCTACGATATCGGTTACGGCGGTGTTGACCACGTCCTCGCTTCCGACCACGACGTCAACGTTCTCGTCCTCGATACTGAAGTTTACTCCAACACTGGCGGTCAGTCCTCTAAAGCTACCCCGACTGCAGCAATCGCTCAGTTCGCTGCTGCCGGCAAACGCACGAAGAAGAAGGACCTCGGCATGATGGCTATTTCCTACGGCTATGTATATGTAGCTCAGGTAGCTATGGGTGCTGATAAGAACCAGCTCATGAAAGCTATGACGGAAGCTGAAGCTTACCATGGCCCGTCCCTGGTTATCTGCTACGCTCCTTGCATTAACCACGGCATCCGTAAAGGCATGGGCAAGAGCCAGCTCGAAGAAAAACTCGCTGTCGAATGCGGTTACTGGGATCTCTTCCGTTACAACCCGGATCTCAAAGCTCAGGGCAAGAATCCGTTCAGCCTCGACTCCAAAGAACCGGATTACAGCAAATTCCAGGAATTCTTACAGGGTGAAGTTCGTTATGCTTCCCTTAAGAAAGGCTTCCCGGAAGAAGCAGACGCTCTCTATGCTAAGACAGAAGCAGACGCTAAAGCTCGTCGCGAATCCTATGTACGTTTACAGAAGGGTTTTGAAGACTAA
- a CDS encoding LysR family transcriptional regulator produces the protein MDFHHLKYFVEVADKKSFSKAARTLHISQSAISRTIKALEEELGVVLFMRNAKAVELTDAGTIFLSHAKRVVFMFEHLKTDFENEFKLEQGTVLIGLPPITGAPIFANLLGAFKQEYPQIELDLYEHGSKKVEISVQEGLIDLGIVCTQPKEKDFESFFLTQDPMNVIIHRDNILSKEKTIPLKKLANESLVLYRDDFNLHDEIIQHCKKIGFQPKIVFETSQRDLMIQTVVANLGVALLPSRLCPTKETNPRVSESVVVRPLVEPEIMHVLYVIWKRGHYLSHAAQLWLDFVRNKARVISNL, from the coding sequence ATGGATTTTCATCATCTTAAATACTTTGTCGAAGTAGCCGACAAGAAATCATTCAGCAAAGCGGCGCGGACGCTGCACATTTCCCAGTCCGCCATCAGCCGTACCATCAAAGCCCTGGAAGAAGAATTGGGCGTCGTCCTCTTCATGCGCAATGCCAAAGCCGTCGAACTCACCGATGCCGGCACGATCTTCCTCTCCCACGCCAAGCGCGTCGTCTTCATGTTCGAACACTTGAAGACGGACTTCGAAAACGAATTCAAGTTGGAACAAGGGACGGTCCTCATCGGCCTGCCGCCGATCACGGGCGCTCCCATCTTCGCCAACCTCCTCGGCGCCTTCAAGCAGGAATACCCGCAGATCGAACTGGATCTCTACGAACACGGCTCGAAGAAAGTCGAAATCAGCGTCCAGGAAGGCCTCATCGACTTGGGCATCGTCTGCACGCAGCCGAAGGAAAAGGATTTTGAATCGTTCTTCCTGACCCAGGACCCGATGAACGTCATCATCCACCGGGACAACATCCTGTCCAAGGAAAAGACGATTCCTCTCAAGAAGCTGGCCAATGAATCGTTGGTCCTCTACCGCGACGACTTCAACCTGCACGATGAAATCATCCAGCACTGCAAGAAGATCGGCTTCCAGCCGAAGATCGTCTTTGAAACGAGCCAGCGGGACCTCATGATCCAGACCGTCGTGGCCAACCTGGGCGTCGCCCTCCTGCCGAGCCGCCTGTGCCCGACGAAGGAAACGAACCCCCGCGTATCGGAATCGGTCGTCGTCCGTCCCCTGGTCGAACCGGAAATCATGCACGTCCTCTACGTCATCTGGAAACGGGGCCACTACCTCTCCCATGCCGCTCAGTTATGGCTCGACTTCGTCCGCAATAAGGCCCGCGTCATTTCCAACTTATAG